A stretch of the Ferviditalea candida genome encodes the following:
- the infC gene encoding translation initiation factor IF-3, which translates to MINEEIRAKEVRLVGPEGEQIGIKPLREALQMAAELNLDLVNVAPNAKPPVCRIMDYGKYRYEQQKKEKEARKNQKIVELKEVRFSATIEEHDYQTKLRNVVKFLKEQDKVKCSIRFRGREITHADIGQKVLDRVAKEIEEVGVVERKPKLEGRQMIMILGPKA; encoded by the coding sequence CTGATTAACGAAGAGATTCGTGCCAAGGAAGTTCGTCTGGTCGGTCCCGAAGGTGAACAGATCGGCATCAAACCGCTGCGCGAAGCGCTGCAGATGGCGGCTGAACTTAATTTGGATCTGGTGAATGTGGCTCCGAATGCCAAGCCCCCGGTATGCCGCATAATGGATTACGGCAAATACCGTTACGAACAGCAGAAGAAAGAAAAGGAAGCCCGCAAAAACCAGAAGATCGTCGAGCTCAAAGAGGTGCGTTTCAGCGCCACGATTGAGGAGCATGATTACCAGACCAAGCTGCGCAATGTAGTCAAGTTTTTGAAGGAGCAGGACAAGGTGAAGTGCTCGATCCGTTTCCGCGGACGTGAAATCACACATGCCGATATCGGCCAGAAGGTGCTGGACCGCGTGGCCAAGGAAATCGAGGAAGTCGGAGTGGTCGAGCGCAAACCGAAGCTGGAAGGCCGTCAGATGATCATGATACTTGGACCGAAGGCTTGA
- the rpmI gene encoding 50S ribosomal protein L35, with amino-acid sequence MPKMKTHRGAAKRFSKTGTGKIKRNKAFRRHLLESKDAGRKRHMRGSVVMSASDVKRIRQLLTYVK; translated from the coding sequence ATGCCAAAAATGAAAACGCATCGCGGCGCTGCAAAGCGTTTTTCCAAAACGGGTACCGGTAAAATCAAAAGAAACAAGGCTTTCAGAAGGCATCTTCTGGAAAGCAAGGATGCGGGACGCAAAAGACACATGCGCGGTTCGGTCGTCATGTCTGCAAGCGATGTGAAGCGTATCCGCCAGCTGTTGACATACGTCAAATAA
- the rplT gene encoding 50S ribosomal protein L20: protein MARVKGGFVTRRRHKKILKLAKGYFGSKHRLFKTANEQVMKSLLYAYRDRRQRKRDFRKLWIARINAAARQNGLSYSKFMHGLKLAGVDINRKMLADLAVNDGKSFSDLAVVAKQKINA from the coding sequence ATGGCAAGAGTTAAGGGCGGGTTTGTGACTCGCCGTCGTCATAAAAAAATTCTGAAATTGGCAAAAGGTTACTTCGGTTCGAAACACAGATTATTCAAAACCGCAAACGAGCAGGTTATGAAGTCGCTGCTTTACGCATACCGAGACCGCCGTCAGCGCAAACGCGATTTCCGCAAATTGTGGATTGCCCGCATCAACGCAGCCGCTCGCCAAAACGGATTGTCCTACAGCAAGTTCATGCATGGACTGAAGCTGGCCGGTGTGGACATCAACCGCAAAATGCTGGCTGATCTGGCCGTAAACGACGGAAAGTCTTTCTCCGATCTTGCGGTTGTCGCCAAACAAAAAATCAACGCATAA